A portion of the Carya illinoinensis cultivar Pawnee chromosome 11, C.illinoinensisPawnee_v1, whole genome shotgun sequence genome contains these proteins:
- the LOC122282719 gene encoding probable xyloglucan endotransglucosylase/hydrolase protein 30 produces the protein MDRLRWFGRSDTLFVFLAILLPLFFSIANSAFNVTTIPFNQGYLPLFGDGNLVRSPDGKGVRLLLDRFTGSGFISSKLYKHGFFSANIKLPSDYTAGICVAFYTSNGDVFEKSHDELDFEFLGNLQGKPWRFQTNLYGNGSTNRGREERYRLWFDPTKEFHRYSILWTAKNIIFYIDEVPIREVVRNDAMGGDYPSKPMSLYATLWDASNWATSGGKYKVNYKYAPFVAEFKDLVLEGCPTDPIQQVSDAGVCVEKEVNLNSQDYAMVTPERRLAMRKFRQKFMYYSYCYDTLRYPVLPPECVINPLEKRRFKDTGRLKFGGSHRRQSRRRSRTPVASNSEFDSNM, from the exons ATGGATCGTTTACGTTGGTTTGGACGGTCGGATACGTTGTTCGTGTTCCTTGCTATCCTTCTCCCCCTATTTTTCTCCATTGCCAACTCAGCTTTCAACGTCACCACCATTCCTTTCAATCAAGGCTACCTTCCTCTCTTCGGCGACGGCAACCTCGTCCGCTCTCCCGACGGCAAAGGCGTCCGCCTTCTCCTCGACCGCTTCACAG gtTCGGGCTTCATCTCCTCCAAACTATACAAACATGGGTTCTTCAGCGCGAATATCAAGTTGCCGTCCGATTACACCGCCGGCATCTGCGTTGCGTTCTAT ACATCGAACGGTGACGTATTCGAGAAGAGTCACGACGAGCTGGACTTCGAGTTTTTAGGGAACCTTCAAGGAAAGCCATGGAGGTTCCAGACCAACTTGTACGGAAATGGAAGCACAAACCGTGGGAGGGAGGAGCGTTACCGCCTTTGGTTCGATCCTACCAAGGAATTTCATCGCTATAGCATCCTTTGGACGGCCAAGAACATCAT ATTTTACATTGATGAAGTCCCTATCAGAGAGGTTGTAAGAAATGATGCAATGGGCGGTGACTACCCATCAAAGCCAATGTCCTTGTACGCCACCCTATGGGACGCTTCAAATTGGGCCACATCTGGCGGCAAATACAAGGTGAACTACAAGTATGCACCCTTTGTAGCCGAGTTCAAGGACCTTGTGCTCGAGGGTTGCCCCACGGACCCTATCCAACAAGTCTCGGATGCTGGAGTTTGCGTTGAAAAAGAGGTTAACCTTAACAGTCAAGACTATGCCATGGTGACGCCTGAGCGTCGTCTCGCCATGCGAAAGTTTCGTCAAAAGTTCATGTACTACTCTTATTGCTATGATACGTTGAGGTATCCAGTGTTGCCACCAGAATGTGTTATTAATCCTTTGGAAAAGCGGCGGTTCAAAGACACCGGAAGACTTAAGTTTGGAGGAAGCCATCGCCGCCAGTCAAGGCGGAGGAGTCGGACTCCAGTCGCTTCTAATTCGGAGTTTGATTCGAATATGTGA